One Streptomyces sp. SAI-135 DNA segment encodes these proteins:
- a CDS encoding VOC family protein, producing MARLRDIVFDCAHPAATARFWAAATDGYAVAPYDDEELARLEALGITDVEDDPTVLVESSQGGPRMWFQRVPEGRSGKNRVHLDLSAPDMEAEAERLVGLGATVRDRFADHLVLADPEGNEFCVAGQDG from the coding sequence ATGGCACGACTGCGGGACATCGTCTTCGACTGCGCCCACCCCGCCGCGACGGCCCGGTTCTGGGCGGCCGCGACGGACGGGTACGCCGTCGCCCCGTACGACGACGAGGAGTTGGCCCGTCTCGAGGCCCTCGGGATCACGGACGTCGAGGACGACCCGACCGTGCTCGTCGAGTCCTCGCAGGGCGGGCCCCGGATGTGGTTCCAGCGGGTGCCGGAGGGCAGGAGCGGCAAGAACCGGGTTCATCTGGACCTGTCCGCCCCGGACATGGAGGCGGAGGCCGAGCGGCTCGTCGGGCTCGGTGCGACGGTCCGGGACCGGTTCGCGGACCACCTGGTCCTGGCCGATCCCGAGGGGAACGAGTTCTGCGTCGCAGGCCAGGACGGTTGA
- a CDS encoding AraC family transcriptional regulator — translation MADRTPQGSIQGGDRDGTVDGIRTFPFPSELSVCGVGMQIGPMGADRTWHADAPLERVHRIDFHVVMLFDSGPVRHMIDFAEYEATAGDLLWIRPGQVHRFSPTSEYRGTVLTMQPGFLPRATVEATGLYRYDLPPLLRPSDAQLAGLKASLTLLQREYEDTSTLPLSLHTSVLRHSLTAFLLRLAHLAAMSAEHGRRTESTFTLFRDAVEKGFATNHSVSAYADALGYSRRTLVRAVRAATGETPKGFIDKRVVLEAKRLLAHTDMPIGRVGAAVGFPDAANFSKFFHQHTDMTPAAFRTELRQE, via the coding sequence ATGGCGGACAGAACACCCCAAGGCTCCATCCAAGGTGGAGACCGTGACGGCACGGTGGACGGGATCAGAACGTTCCCCTTCCCCAGCGAGCTGAGTGTGTGCGGAGTGGGCATGCAGATCGGCCCGATGGGAGCCGACCGCACCTGGCACGCGGATGCCCCGCTGGAGCGCGTGCACCGCATCGACTTCCATGTCGTGATGCTCTTCGACTCCGGACCCGTCCGCCACATGATCGACTTCGCCGAGTACGAGGCGACCGCGGGCGACCTGCTGTGGATCCGCCCCGGCCAGGTCCACCGCTTCTCACCGACGAGCGAGTACCGCGGAACCGTCCTGACCATGCAACCCGGCTTCCTGCCGCGGGCCACGGTGGAGGCGACCGGGCTCTACCGCTACGACCTCCCGCCGCTGCTACGGCCCTCCGACGCCCAGTTGGCGGGCCTGAAGGCCTCGCTGACCCTGCTGCAACGGGAGTACGAGGACACCTCGACCCTTCCGCTGAGCCTGCACACCTCGGTCCTGCGGCACTCGCTGACGGCGTTCCTGCTGCGGCTCGCCCACCTCGCGGCGATGTCGGCGGAGCACGGGCGGCGGACCGAGTCGACGTTCACCCTGTTCCGGGACGCCGTGGAGAAGGGCTTCGCCACGAACCACAGCGTCAGCGCGTACGCCGACGCACTGGGCTACTCCCGCCGTACCCTGGTGCGCGCGGTGCGCGCCGCCACGGGGGAGACGCCCAAGGGGTTCATCGACAAACGGGTCGTGCTGGAGGCCAAGCGCCTGCTGGCCCACACCGACATGCCGATCGGGCGGGTGGGAGCGGCGGTGGGTTTCCCCGACGCGGCGAACTTCTCCAAGTTCTTCCACCAGCACACCGACATGACGCCGGCCGCCTTCCGGACGGAACTTCGACAGGAGTGA
- the tkt gene encoding transketolase — MSTQTPDTFEWTELDRRAVDTARLLAADAVQQVGNGHPGTAMALAPAAYTLFQKVMRHDPADPEWTGRDRFVLSPGHTSLTLYTQLYLSGYELELDDLKAFRTHGSKTPGHPEYGHTAGVETTTGPLGQGVANAVGMAMAARYERGLFDPEAPEGESPFDHTVWAIVSDGDLEEGISAEASSLAGHQKLGNLVFLYDDNHISIEGDTATAFSEDVLKRYEAYGWHTQRIEPGADGDVDVHALYAALRAAQAETGRPSIIAMRTIIAWPAPNAQNTEAAHGSALGADEVAATKRVLGFDPERSFQVDDEVLAHTRQALDRGAEAHASWDKQISVWRGEQPERAELFDRIVAGRLPEGWESAIPVFEEGKSVATRAASGKVLQALGPVLPELWGGSADLAGSNNTTIDKTSSFLPRGNALPEADPYGRTVHFGIREHSMAAEMNGIALHGNTRIYGGTFLVFSDYMRNAVRLSALMQLPVTYVWTHDSIGLGEDGPTHQPVEHLASLRAIPGLNVVRPADANETAIAWAEILKRHATDPAPHGLALTRQGVPTYAPNPDAAKGGYVLRDSSTGTPDVVVIATGSEVQLAVAAREQLEAEGIGTRVVSMPSVEWFEEQPREYRDSVLPPSVRARVAVEAGIGLTWYRFTGDAGRIVSLEHFGASADAKTLFAEFGFTPENVAAAARESLAAARG; from the coding sequence ATGAGCACGCAGACACCGGACACCTTCGAATGGACCGAACTCGACCGGCGTGCCGTCGACACCGCCCGCCTGTTGGCGGCGGATGCCGTGCAGCAGGTCGGCAACGGACACCCGGGCACCGCGATGGCCCTGGCCCCGGCGGCGTACACGCTCTTTCAGAAGGTGATGCGTCACGACCCGGCCGATCCCGAGTGGACCGGCCGTGACCGCTTCGTCCTCTCCCCCGGGCACACCTCGCTGACGCTCTACACCCAGCTGTACCTCTCCGGGTACGAGCTGGAGCTGGACGACCTCAAGGCCTTCCGCACCCACGGCTCCAAGACGCCCGGCCACCCCGAGTACGGGCACACCGCCGGCGTCGAGACCACCACCGGCCCGCTCGGCCAGGGTGTCGCCAACGCCGTCGGCATGGCGATGGCCGCCCGCTACGAGCGCGGCCTCTTCGACCCCGAGGCCCCCGAGGGCGAGTCGCCCTTCGACCACACCGTCTGGGCGATCGTCTCCGACGGCGACCTGGAGGAGGGCATCTCCGCGGAGGCCTCCTCGCTCGCCGGCCACCAGAAGCTCGGCAACCTGGTCTTCCTCTACGACGACAACCACATCTCCATCGAGGGCGACACCGCCACCGCGTTCTCCGAGGACGTGCTCAAGCGCTACGAGGCCTACGGCTGGCACACCCAGCGCATCGAGCCCGGCGCCGACGGCGACGTCGACGTCCACGCCCTGTACGCGGCCCTGAGGGCGGCGCAGGCCGAGACCGGCCGCCCCTCGATCATCGCGATGCGCACGATCATCGCCTGGCCCGCCCCGAACGCGCAGAACACCGAGGCCGCCCACGGCTCCGCGCTCGGCGCCGACGAGGTCGCCGCCACCAAGCGCGTCCTCGGCTTCGACCCGGAGCGCAGTTTCCAGGTCGACGACGAGGTCCTCGCCCACACCCGGCAGGCCCTGGACCGGGGTGCCGAGGCGCACGCGTCCTGGGACAAGCAGATCTCCGTGTGGCGGGGCGAGCAGCCCGAGCGGGCCGAGCTCTTCGACCGCATCGTCGCCGGCCGGCTCCCCGAGGGCTGGGAGTCCGCGATCCCCGTGTTCGAGGAGGGCAAGTCCGTCGCCACCCGGGCCGCCTCCGGCAAGGTGCTCCAGGCGCTGGGCCCGGTGCTCCCCGAGCTGTGGGGCGGCTCGGCCGACCTCGCCGGCTCGAACAACACCACCATCGACAAGACCAGCTCCTTCCTGCCGAGGGGCAACGCGCTGCCCGAGGCCGACCCGTACGGCCGTACCGTCCACTTCGGCATCCGCGAGCACTCGATGGCCGCCGAGATGAACGGCATCGCCCTGCACGGCAACACGCGGATCTACGGCGGCACCTTCCTGGTGTTCTCCGACTACATGCGCAACGCGGTGCGCCTGTCCGCGCTGATGCAGCTGCCCGTCACCTACGTCTGGACGCACGACTCCATCGGTCTCGGCGAGGACGGCCCGACCCACCAGCCGGTCGAGCACCTGGCCTCGCTGCGCGCCATCCCGGGCCTGAACGTCGTCCGTCCGGCCGACGCCAACGAGACCGCGATCGCCTGGGCCGAGATCCTGAAGCGGCATGCCACCGACCCGGCCCCGCACGGCCTCGCGCTCACCCGCCAGGGGGTCCCGACGTACGCCCCGAACCCGGACGCGGCCAAGGGCGGGTACGTGCTCCGGGACTCCTCCACCGGGACCCCGGACGTCGTCGTCATCGCCACCGGCTCCGAGGTCCAGCTCGCCGTCGCCGCGCGGGAGCAGCTGGAGGCGGAGGGGATCGGCACCCGGGTGGTGTCGATGCCGTCCGTGGAGTGGTTCGAGGAGCAGCCGCGGGAGTACCGGGACAGCGTCCTTCCGCCGTCCGTGCGAGCCCGCGTCGCCGTCGAGGCCGGCATCGGTCTCACGTGGTACCGCTTCACAGGTGACGCAGGACGCATCGTCTCCCTCGAACACTTCGGCGCCTCCGCCGACGCGAAGACCCTGTTCGCCGAGTTCGGGTTCACCCCCGAGAACGTCGCCGCAGCAGCCAGGGAATCACTGGCCGCCGCGCGTGGTTGA
- a CDS encoding glycoside hydrolase family 16 protein, whose protein sequence is MSETSGIPRRRRALLAVLSTLGLAAALATAATLPADASAPTPPSGWSQVFLDDFNGSAGTGVSTSNWQYATGTSYPGGPANWGTGEVERMTNSTSNVALDGNGNLRITPLRDASGNWTSGRIETNRTDFQPPSGGKLRVEARIQMPNVTGTAAEGYWPAFWMLGAPYRGNYQNWPSVGELDIMENVQGMNRVWATMHCGTNPGGPCNETSGIGNNVACPGSTCQSAFHTYTMEWDRSVSPETIRFFVDGTQFHSVNAGQMDATTWANATNHGFFIILNVAMGGAFPDAFGGGLDSGTQSGVPMVVDYVQVLSAGGSGTTPPPTGGVDAYGTIQAESFTSQSGVGTETTTDTGGGQNIASLANGDWALYQNVNFGSTAARQFVARVASGAAGGVSGLVEVRLDSRTATPIGSFALANTGGWQSWRTVPANISAVTGTHDVYLTFTSGQPADFVNVNWFNFGH, encoded by the coding sequence ATGAGCGAAACCTCCGGCATCCCCAGACGGCGACGGGCCCTGCTCGCCGTACTGAGCACCCTCGGCCTCGCGGCCGCCCTCGCGACGGCCGCCACCCTGCCCGCCGACGCCTCCGCCCCCACGCCTCCCTCGGGCTGGTCGCAGGTCTTCCTGGACGACTTCAACGGCTCCGCCGGAACCGGCGTCTCCACCTCCAACTGGCAGTACGCGACCGGGACCTCCTACCCGGGCGGCCCCGCCAACTGGGGCACCGGCGAGGTCGAGAGGATGACCAACAGCACGAGCAACGTCGCCCTCGACGGCAACGGCAACCTGCGCATCACCCCGCTCCGGGACGCGTCCGGCAACTGGACCTCGGGCCGCATCGAGACCAACCGCACCGACTTCCAGCCCCCGTCCGGCGGCAAGCTGCGCGTCGAGGCCCGCATCCAGATGCCCAACGTCACCGGCACCGCGGCCGAGGGCTACTGGCCCGCGTTCTGGATGCTCGGCGCGCCCTACCGCGGCAACTACCAGAACTGGCCGAGCGTCGGCGAGCTGGACATCATGGAGAACGTCCAGGGCATGAACCGCGTCTGGGCCACCATGCACTGCGGCACCAACCCCGGCGGCCCGTGCAACGAGACGAGCGGCATCGGCAACAACGTCGCCTGTCCGGGCTCGACCTGCCAGTCGGCGTTCCACACCTACACCATGGAGTGGGACCGCTCGGTGAGCCCCGAGACGATCCGCTTCTTCGTCGACGGCACCCAGTTCCACTCGGTCAACGCCGGCCAGATGGACGCGACGACCTGGGCCAACGCCACCAACCACGGCTTCTTCATCATCCTCAACGTGGCGATGGGCGGCGCCTTCCCGGACGCGTTCGGCGGCGGCCTCGACTCCGGCACCCAGTCCGGCGTGCCCATGGTCGTGGACTACGTCCAGGTGCTGTCGGCGGGTGGGAGCGGTACCACACCGCCGCCCACGGGCGGTGTCGACGCCTACGGCACCATCCAGGCGGAGTCCTTCACCAGCCAGAGCGGTGTCGGCACCGAGACCACGACCGACACCGGCGGCGGCCAGAACATCGCCTCCCTCGCCAACGGCGACTGGGCGCTCTACCAGAACGTCAACTTTGGCTCCACGGCCGCCAGGCAGTTCGTCGCCCGGGTGGCGAGCGGCGCGGCGGGCGGGGTCAGCGGTCTGGTCGAGGTGCGCCTGGACAGCCGTACCGCCACACCGATCGGCAGCTTCGCCCTCGCCAACACCGGTGGCTGGCAGTCCTGGAGAACGGTCCCGGCGAACATCAGCGCCGTCACCGGCACCCACGACGTCTACCTGACCTTCACCAGCGGCCAGCCGGCCGACTTCGTGAACGTGAACTGGTTCAACTTCGGTCACTGA